The Pantoea vagans genome includes a window with the following:
- a CDS encoding DeoR/GlpR family DNA-binding transcription regulator, giving the protein MLPIERQQRIIDELNLNGRVIVAELVTLCQVSQETIRRDLTQLEKRGLLQRSHGGAVPAKRQAANIQGNTRGVNEYELSFRQRMNEHVDAKMAIAKRALDFISPGDCILLDSSTTCWYLARQLPDIELTVLTNSIRIVQTLAARGSIRTICLGGEYSDRYEDFHGVVAEQPLREFQINKIFFSCSSLGNDGYLREGNENNAHLKQQMLLAAERKHLLLDASKFLRPSFARICHYRDVDFLITDQIKDKELEQELAWNGVNIIDCSQRTNSMQLIKN; this is encoded by the coding sequence ATGTTGCCGATTGAAAGACAGCAGCGAATTATTGACGAACTTAATTTAAATGGTCGGGTTATTGTCGCTGAATTAGTCACGTTATGTCAGGTTTCTCAGGAAACCATTCGTCGTGATTTAACTCAGCTGGAGAAACGTGGGCTGTTGCAACGTAGCCACGGCGGTGCAGTACCAGCAAAACGACAAGCCGCTAACATTCAGGGGAATACGAGAGGTGTTAACGAGTATGAATTATCTTTCCGCCAGAGAATGAATGAACATGTAGATGCAAAAATGGCGATAGCCAAACGTGCACTCGATTTCATCAGCCCCGGCGATTGTATATTACTCGACAGTAGCACCACTTGCTGGTATTTAGCGCGACAGCTACCGGATATTGAATTAACGGTGTTAACCAACTCTATCAGAATCGTGCAGACCCTTGCCGCACGCGGCAGTATCCGCACCATCTGCTTAGGGGGAGAGTACTCTGACCGTTATGAAGATTTCCACGGCGTAGTCGCTGAGCAGCCTTTACGGGAATTCCAGATCAATAAGATCTTTTTTTCCTGTAGCAGTTTAGGCAATGACGGTTATTTACGTGAAGGTAACGAAAACAACGCACATTTAAAACAGCAAATGCTATTAGCAGCAGAAAGAAAACATCTGTTGCTGGACGCCAGTAAATTTCTGCGGCCCTCATTCGCGCGTATTTGTCATTATCGCGATGTGGACTTCCTCATCACTGACCAAATAAAAGACAAAGAGCTGGAACAAGAATTAGCCTGGAACGGCGTCAATATTATTGATTGCTCACAGCGCACCAATTCAATGCAGCTAATAAAAAATTAA
- the tkt gene encoding transketolase, with protein MSSRRELANAIRALSMDAVQKANSGHPGMPMGMADIAEVLWRDVLKHNPNNPAWADRDRFILSNGHGSMLQYSLLHLTGYDLPMEELKNFRQLHSKTPGHPELGYTPGIETTTGPLGQGLANAVGMAIAERTLAAQFNRPGHDIVDHYTYVFMGDGCLMEGISHEVSSLAGTLGLGKLIGFYDHNGISIDGETEGWFTDDTHKRFEAYNWHVVGSAEGIDGHDPEAIAAAIKEAQSVTDKPSLIICRTIIGFGSPNKAGKEESHGAALGEQEVALTRQKLGWHYPPFEIPKEIYQQWDAKEAGNQREKAWDEKFAAYQAAHPDLAKEFSRRLDGGMPAKWADETQAFVEQLQANPQKIASRKASQNTLEVYGKLLPELMGGSADLAPSNLTIWSGSKSIKEDIAGNYIHYGVREFGMTAIGNGIAVHGGFIPYTATFLMFVEYARNAVRMAALMKARQVLVYTHDSIGLGEDGPTHQPVEQLASLRVTPNMSVWRPCDQVETAVAWKAAVERHHGPTALILSRQNLLQPERSKTQVADIAKGGYVLQDCDGTPEAIIIATGSEIEIALGAADKLGANGHKIRVVSLPSTDMFDKQDVAYRESVLPSSVKARVAVEAGIADYWFKYVGLDGAIVGMTTFGESAPAGKLFAEFGFTVENIVSHTEALLKPH; from the coding sequence ATGTCTTCACGCAGAGAGTTGGCTAACGCGATTCGTGCTTTGAGTATGGATGCGGTACAAAAAGCAAATTCAGGTCACCCTGGCATGCCGATGGGGATGGCGGATATCGCTGAAGTGTTATGGCGCGATGTCCTGAAACACAACCCTAATAACCCGGCGTGGGCTGACCGCGACCGCTTCATTCTCTCCAACGGCCACGGTTCGATGTTGCAATACAGTTTGCTGCACCTCACCGGTTATGACCTGCCAATGGAAGAGCTGAAAAACTTCCGCCAGTTGCATTCGAAAACACCGGGTCACCCAGAGCTGGGCTATACGCCAGGCATTGAAACCACCACCGGACCGCTCGGTCAGGGCCTCGCCAATGCGGTGGGCATGGCGATTGCCGAACGCACGCTGGCGGCACAATTTAACCGCCCTGGTCACGACATTGTCGATCACTACACCTATGTGTTTATGGGCGATGGATGCCTGATGGAGGGCATCTCGCACGAAGTCAGTTCACTGGCGGGCACCCTTGGCCTCGGCAAACTGATTGGCTTCTATGATCACAACGGCATCTCGATTGATGGTGAAACCGAAGGCTGGTTCACCGATGACACCCACAAGCGCTTTGAAGCCTACAACTGGCACGTAGTCGGCAGTGCCGAAGGGATTGACGGACACGACCCAGAGGCCATCGCCGCAGCCATTAAAGAGGCGCAGAGTGTCACGGACAAACCGTCTCTGATTATCTGCCGCACCATCATCGGATTTGGCTCGCCGAACAAAGCCGGTAAAGAAGAGTCGCACGGCGCGGCGCTGGGCGAGCAGGAAGTGGCGTTAACGCGCCAGAAACTGGGTTGGCATTATCCCCCGTTTGAAATTCCGAAAGAGATCTACCAGCAATGGGATGCGAAAGAAGCTGGCAATCAGCGAGAAAAAGCCTGGGATGAAAAATTCGCTGCCTATCAGGCTGCACACCCCGATCTCGCTAAAGAGTTCAGCCGCCGCCTCGACGGCGGTATGCCCGCGAAGTGGGCAGATGAAACTCAGGCTTTTGTTGAGCAGCTACAGGCGAATCCGCAAAAAATTGCCAGCCGCAAAGCCTCGCAAAACACCCTGGAAGTTTATGGCAAACTGCTGCCTGAACTGATGGGCGGCTCCGCTGACCTCGCGCCGAGTAACCTCACTATCTGGTCAGGCTCGAAATCGATCAAAGAGGACATTGCCGGTAACTACATTCACTACGGCGTGCGTGAATTTGGTATGACCGCCATTGGCAACGGGATTGCCGTACACGGCGGCTTTATTCCTTATACCGCCACCTTCCTGATGTTTGTTGAGTACGCGCGTAACGCAGTGCGCATGGCCGCATTGATGAAGGCGCGCCAGGTGCTTGTCTATACCCATGACTCGATCGGTTTGGGTGAAGATGGCCCAACACACCAGCCAGTTGAGCAACTCGCCAGCCTGCGTGTCACGCCGAATATGAGTGTCTGGCGTCCTTGTGATCAGGTAGAAACCGCCGTGGCATGGAAAGCGGCCGTCGAGCGTCACCATGGCCCGACAGCGCTGATTCTGTCACGGCAGAATCTGCTGCAACCTGAGCGGAGCAAGACCCAGGTGGCTGATATCGCCAAAGGGGGTTATGTGCTGCAGGATTGTGACGGCACGCCGGAAGCCATCATTATTGCCACCGGTTCCGAAATTGAAATCGCCTTGGGTGCAGCGGATAAACTGGGCGCTAACGGCCATAAAATCCGCGTGGTTTCGCTGCCAAGCACGGATATGTTTGATAAGCAGGACGTGGCCTACCGTGAATCCGTGCTACCTTCGAGCGTGAAAGCGCGCGTGGCCGTTGAAGCGGGCATCGCCGATTACTGGTTCAAATATGTCGGTCTGGATGGCGCGATTGTCGGGATGACCACCTTCGGGGAGTCCGCACCCGCCGGTAAGCTGTTCGCGGAGTTTGGCTTTACCGTGGAAAATATCGTGAGCCACACCGAAGCATTACTCAAGCCGCACTAA
- a CDS encoding DUF1176 domain-containing protein has product MSYWMKSLLLLPFMFVACVQAEPLQKSFSDWQLTCNNAAFCVARSFPGDNGLVMTVSRHAGVNDRPLLRIDYGSGYSGELPGGTLKDNLLLDQRRLTPDLKHWSVEPHHLATSNAVAIDEFLAQTLDANNLQLTYQAKATIPLSGMKAALLLMDEVQGRVNGGSAWVKRGDRAQWDVPPPPQLPQLPTPLPQPAPLTQEETAGLIDYGTWRVNTDNCSLDPLRREVTVAPLTDTKALILVSCETGAYNVIDLAFEVTRRQPYVARGLMLNLPFTPPSRSDNQLELVNAEFDASSGLLYTFSKGRGLGDCGVATRWQFDGNEFVLAEYAEEKICDAWHSSEDWPTLWVSQSQNAVQSR; this is encoded by the coding sequence ATGTCGTATTGGATGAAGTCGCTGCTTTTGTTGCCTTTTATGTTTGTCGCGTGCGTTCAGGCTGAGCCACTGCAAAAGTCATTTTCTGACTGGCAGCTCACCTGCAACAACGCGGCTTTTTGCGTGGCGCGCAGCTTTCCCGGTGACAACGGATTAGTGATGACCGTCTCACGTCATGCTGGCGTTAACGATCGCCCGCTCCTGCGTATTGATTACGGCAGCGGATACAGTGGCGAACTGCCCGGCGGTACGCTGAAAGATAACCTGCTGCTGGATCAGCGTCGCTTGACGCCAGACCTTAAACACTGGTCAGTTGAACCGCACCATCTGGCCACCAGTAATGCCGTTGCCATTGACGAGTTTCTGGCACAAACGCTGGATGCCAACAATCTGCAGCTGACCTATCAAGCCAAAGCCACTATTCCTTTAAGCGGCATGAAAGCGGCACTGCTGTTGATGGATGAAGTGCAGGGCAGGGTGAACGGTGGCAGTGCCTGGGTGAAGCGGGGAGATCGGGCGCAGTGGGATGTACCGCCGCCGCCACAGCTGCCGCAGCTACCCACGCCTTTACCGCAACCCGCACCACTGACCCAAGAGGAAACCGCCGGGTTAATTGACTATGGCACCTGGCGCGTCAATACCGATAACTGCTCGCTTGATCCGCTGCGGCGAGAAGTGACGGTGGCACCGCTCACCGACACCAAAGCGTTGATCTTAGTCAGCTGCGAAACCGGCGCTTACAACGTGATTGATCTGGCGTTTGAAGTGACGCGCAGACAGCCCTATGTGGCGCGCGGATTGATGCTGAACTTGCCCTTTACGCCGCCATCACGCAGCGATAATCAGTTGGAGTTGGTTAACGCAGAGTTCGATGCCAGCAGTGGTCTGCTGTACACCTTCAGTAAAGGGCGTGGTTTGGGAGATTGCGGCGTAGCGACCCGTTGGCAGTTCGATGGCAACGAATTTGTGCTGGCCGAGTATGCCGAAGAGAAAATCTGCGATGCCTGGCATAGCAGTGAGGACTGGCCAACGTTATGGGTTAGCCAGTCGCAGAATGCGGTTCAGTCGCGTTAA
- a CDS encoding substrate-binding domain-containing protein — MKKHLIACSLLALFAATGAHAADKLRMGIVVKIGGIPWFNAMEAGIKSEAAKRGIDAWMVGPTAADPALQVRAIEDLIAQKVDIIGVVPNDPKVLEPVLKRAREAGIQVITHESPDQKGANWDFELVDAPTHGINHMKALAKCMHEEGKYAMYVGSLTVPLHQQWTDAALNYQKEHYPKMQMVTDKFGVGESLDDSIRTTNELMSKYPDLKGIMAFGSQGPIGAGRAVMNRNKIDQVCVIGAFSPGQGASLVQRGAIKGGYIWNPETAGEVFIRIADMMQKKEPITDGMTIEGLGKVKVDEATHTILGNNTESLDKENLPKLVKMGL, encoded by the coding sequence ATGAAAAAACATCTTATCGCCTGTTCTCTACTTGCCCTGTTTGCCGCCACTGGCGCGCACGCGGCCGATAAATTGCGCATGGGCATCGTGGTGAAAATTGGCGGTATTCCCTGGTTTAATGCCATGGAAGCGGGCATCAAAAGTGAAGCGGCGAAACGCGGCATTGATGCATGGATGGTGGGCCCAACGGCTGCGGACCCGGCGTTACAGGTGCGAGCTATTGAGGATTTGATCGCGCAGAAAGTCGACATCATCGGCGTGGTGCCGAATGACCCGAAAGTGCTGGAGCCGGTGCTGAAACGCGCACGTGAAGCCGGAATTCAGGTGATTACCCACGAATCACCCGATCAGAAAGGGGCTAACTGGGACTTCGAACTGGTGGATGCGCCGACCCACGGCATCAACCATATGAAGGCCCTGGCGAAATGTATGCATGAGGAAGGCAAATACGCCATGTACGTTGGCAGCCTGACCGTGCCATTGCATCAACAGTGGACTGATGCCGCACTGAATTACCAGAAAGAACACTACCCAAAAATGCAAATGGTGACCGACAAATTCGGCGTGGGTGAATCGCTGGATGACTCGATTCGTACCACCAATGAGCTGATGTCCAAGTACCCGGATCTGAAAGGCATCATGGCGTTTGGTTCTCAAGGCCCGATTGGTGCCGGTCGCGCGGTGATGAACCGCAACAAAATCGATCAGGTGTGCGTGATTGGTGCCTTTAGCCCAGGTCAGGGTGCTTCGCTGGTGCAGCGTGGTGCGATTAAAGGTGGCTACATCTGGAACCCAGAAACCGCCGGTGAAGTGTTTATCCGTATCGCCGACATGATGCAGAAGAAAGAGCCAATCACCGATGGCATGACCATCGAGGGGCTGGGCAAAGTGAAAGTTGACGAGGCGACACACACCATCCTCGGTAACAACACCGAAAGCCTGGACAAAGAAAACCTGCCAAAACTGGTGAAAATGGGGCTGTAA
- the ampH gene encoding D-alanyl-D-alanine-carboxypeptidase/endopeptidase AmpH, which yields MKKRTPFLLALMVSVLPLKSMAQTAADPLLASQIVDRYAEHIFYGSGATGMALVAIDGNQRVFASFGDTSPGNNVRPQLDSVIRIASLSKLMTSEVMVKMAERGQIRLDDPLSKYAPPGARVPSYNGQPIRLINLATHTGSLPREQPGGKPHRPVFVWPTKADRWQWLRGAELKATPGTQASYSNLGFDLLGDALSKAGGMPYPALLQQLVTRPLGMKDTTFTPSPDQCQRLMIPEKGASPCNNTLAAVGSGGVYSTPDDMGRWMQQFLNSAVNHRTPQIDRLQTLIYRRDQLTKVEGMDVPGRADALGMGWVYMGPKEGRPGIIEKTGGGGGFITYMAMVPQNNVGVFVVVTRSPLSRFTPMSDGVNNLLAELVGNQNGSPMTVQAIR from the coding sequence TTGAAAAAACGTACTCCCTTTTTACTGGCCTTAATGGTTTCAGTGCTTCCATTAAAAAGCATGGCGCAGACCGCCGCCGATCCGCTGCTGGCCTCTCAGATCGTTGATCGTTATGCCGAGCACATTTTCTATGGCAGCGGTGCAACTGGTATGGCGTTGGTGGCGATTGATGGCAATCAGCGCGTGTTCGCCAGCTTTGGTGATACCAGCCCCGGCAATAATGTCCGCCCCCAGCTTGATTCAGTGATTCGCATTGCTTCATTGAGTAAGTTGATGACCAGCGAAGTGATGGTGAAGATGGCCGAGCGCGGTCAGATCCGTCTTGACGATCCGCTGAGTAAATATGCGCCTCCTGGCGCACGTGTCCCAAGTTATAACGGCCAGCCGATTCGCCTGATCAACCTTGCCACCCACACCGGCAGCCTGCCGCGCGAACAGCCAGGTGGCAAACCGCATCGTCCGGTATTTGTCTGGCCAACCAAAGCCGACCGTTGGCAATGGCTGCGTGGTGCCGAGTTGAAGGCGACGCCAGGCACCCAAGCGTCTTACTCTAACCTGGGTTTTGATCTGCTGGGCGATGCCTTGTCGAAAGCCGGCGGGATGCCCTACCCAGCGCTGTTGCAGCAGTTGGTGACGCGCCCACTGGGCATGAAAGACACCACCTTTACTCCGTCACCGGATCAATGCCAACGTCTGATGATCCCAGAAAAAGGGGCCAGCCCGTGCAACAATACGCTGGCGGCCGTGGGCAGCGGTGGCGTTTACTCGACACCTGATGACATGGGCCGTTGGATGCAGCAGTTCCTGAACTCGGCAGTCAATCATCGCACGCCACAGATTGATCGTTTGCAAACGCTGATCTATCGTCGCGACCAACTGACCAAAGTCGAAGGGATGGATGTGCCAGGACGCGCCGATGCCTTAGGCATGGGCTGGGTTTATATGGGGCCAAAAGAGGGCCGTCCTGGCATCATCGAGAAAACCGGCGGCGGCGGAGGCTTCATTACCTATATGGCGATGGTGCCGCAGAACAATGTTGGGGTGTTTGTCGTGGTGACACGTTCACCGCTGTCACGCTTTACTCCGATGAGTGATGGCGTGAATAACCTGCTAGCCGAGTTGGTTGGTAACCAGAACGGCTCACCGATGACGGTGCAAGCGATTCGTTAA
- a CDS encoding sugar ABC transporter ATP-binding protein, with protein MKEVIPQTLIALDNLSKTFGGNRALSDISLSLLAGEVHCLAGTNGCGKSTLIKVISGVHAPDSGSRITLGEGPSFPRLTTRQARDFGIQVIYQDLSLFPNLSVAENIAFEHNLNGLLGWHRKAKLRETAARIIEELKFDLDLDEKVSALSIAARQQVAICRALVADARLVIMDEPTASLTRTEVNQLLRTVRYLKDKNICVVFVSHRLDEVLEISDRVTVIRDGRKMGCWPAKEMTPHHLTELMTGLKLDYQLKAPTRNADRAILEVDNLTRAGQYHDVNFKLYQGEVLGLCGLLGSGRTELALSLFGMTKPDSGKIWLDSKPVRFRGHEDAIKAGIGYVSEDRLTLGLVQQQSVADNMVLPILDKLQNRFHIIDEYRKNKLILQWIQQLGVRVADPNLAISTLSGGNQQKIVLAKWVLTQPRILILDSPTVGVDVGAKASIYQLIHELAKEGLSIILISDEVPEVWYNCDRILHFRDGTIHAEYQPDTVEQQQLAEVINA; from the coding sequence ATGAAAGAGGTGATCCCACAGACGCTGATTGCGCTCGACAACCTGTCGAAAACATTTGGTGGCAACCGCGCACTGAGCGATATCTCGCTAAGCCTGTTGGCTGGCGAAGTGCACTGTCTCGCTGGCACCAACGGCTGTGGCAAGAGCACCTTAATCAAAGTCATTTCCGGGGTACACGCCCCGGACAGTGGCAGCCGCATCACACTGGGTGAGGGTCCCAGCTTCCCGCGTCTGACCACCCGTCAGGCGCGTGACTTCGGCATCCAGGTGATTTACCAGGACCTGTCACTGTTCCCCAATCTCAGCGTGGCCGAGAACATCGCCTTTGAGCACAACCTCAATGGCCTGCTCGGCTGGCATCGCAAAGCGAAGCTGCGCGAGACCGCTGCGCGCATTATTGAAGAACTCAAGTTTGACCTCGATCTGGATGAGAAAGTCTCGGCGCTGTCGATTGCGGCCCGCCAGCAGGTGGCGATATGCCGGGCACTGGTCGCCGATGCGCGTCTGGTGATCATGGATGAGCCAACGGCTTCTCTCACCCGTACCGAGGTGAATCAGTTGCTGCGCACCGTGCGTTATCTGAAAGACAAAAACATCTGTGTGGTGTTTGTTAGTCACCGTCTGGATGAAGTGTTAGAAATTTCCGACCGCGTGACGGTGATCCGTGACGGGCGCAAAATGGGCTGCTGGCCAGCCAAAGAGATGACGCCACACCATCTCACCGAACTGATGACCGGTCTGAAACTCGACTATCAGCTGAAAGCGCCAACCCGCAATGCCGACCGTGCCATTCTTGAAGTGGATAATCTGACCCGTGCCGGACAGTATCACGACGTCAATTTCAAACTCTATCAAGGCGAAGTTCTGGGCCTGTGTGGCCTGCTTGGCTCTGGCCGCACGGAACTGGCTCTCTCACTGTTTGGCATGACCAAACCGGACAGCGGCAAAATCTGGCTCGATAGCAAGCCGGTGCGCTTCCGTGGTCATGAAGATGCCATCAAAGCGGGCATCGGGTATGTCTCCGAAGACCGCTTAACGCTGGGCTTGGTCCAGCAGCAGTCGGTAGCCGACAACATGGTGCTGCCGATCCTCGATAAGCTGCAAAACCGTTTCCACATCATCGACGAATACCGCAAAAACAAGCTGATCCTGCAATGGATTCAACAGCTCGGCGTGCGCGTGGCCGATCCCAATCTGGCGATCTCTACCCTGTCTGGCGGTAACCAGCAAAAGATCGTGCTGGCGAAATGGGTGCTCACGCAGCCGCGCATCCTGATCCTTGATTCCCCGACCGTGGGCGTCGACGTCGGTGCCAAAGCCAGCATTTATCAACTTATCCATGAGCTGGCGAAAGAAGGTCTGTCGATCATTCTGATTT
- the tal gene encoding transaldolase, giving the protein MNQLDALKQFTTVVADSGDIESIRQYHPEDATTNPSLILKAAGLDAYKHLIDDAIDYAKKQGGSKETQIINASDKVAINLGMEILKSVPGRVSTEVDARLSFDRGMCVTKAEKLVRMYEENGIDRSRILIKLASTWEGIKAAEELEKNGIQCNLTLLFSFAQARACAEAGVFLISPFVGRIYDWYNSRKPLDPYVVDEDPGVKSVRRIYDYYKKHRYSTVIMGASFRKVEQIQALAGCDRLTISPNLLEELANSDAPLERKLEPSTEGFHQPAPLSEAEFRWEHNQDPMAVEKLSDGIRQFAIDQQKLEDVLASRL; this is encoded by the coding sequence ATGAACCAGCTAGATGCATTGAAACAGTTCACCACCGTGGTGGCAGACAGTGGCGATATCGAATCCATTCGCCAATACCATCCGGAAGACGCCACCACCAACCCTTCATTGATTCTGAAAGCTGCCGGCCTCGACGCTTATAAACATCTGATTGATGACGCCATCGACTATGCAAAAAAACAGGGTGGCAGCAAAGAGACACAAATCATCAACGCCAGCGACAAAGTGGCGATTAACCTCGGTATGGAAATTCTGAAAAGCGTACCGGGCCGTGTCTCTACCGAAGTGGATGCGCGCCTCTCCTTCGATCGTGGCATGTGTGTCACCAAAGCTGAAAAACTGGTACGGATGTATGAAGAGAATGGCATCGACCGCTCTCGCATCCTGATTAAACTGGCATCCACCTGGGAAGGGATCAAAGCCGCTGAAGAGCTGGAGAAAAATGGCATTCAGTGCAACCTGACGCTGCTGTTCTCTTTCGCTCAGGCGCGGGCCTGTGCCGAAGCAGGCGTGTTCCTGATTTCTCCGTTCGTTGGCCGTATCTACGACTGGTACAACAGCCGTAAACCTCTCGACCCTTATGTGGTGGATGAAGATCCCGGCGTGAAATCGGTACGCCGTATCTACGATTACTACAAAAAGCATCGTTACAGCACAGTGATCATGGGCGCCAGCTTCCGTAAAGTCGAACAGATCCAGGCACTGGCTGGCTGTGACCGCCTGACTATCTCGCCGAATCTTTTAGAAGAGCTGGCGAACAGCGATGCACCGCTGGAGCGCAAGCTGGAACCCTCAACCGAAGGCTTCCACCAACCGGCACCGCTCTCCGAAGCAGAGTTCCGCTGGGAGCATAATCAGGATCCGATGGCGGTAGAAAAACTGTCTGACGGTATCCGCCAGTTCGCCATTGACCAGCAGAAGCTGGAGGATGTGCTGGCTTCACGTCTGTAA